A single genomic interval of Oleidesulfovibrio alaskensis DSM 16109 harbors:
- the tsaE gene encoding tRNA (adenosine(37)-N6)-threonylcarbamoyltransferase complex ATPase subunit type 1 TsaE, whose translation MQLSLRLHDAEATLKLGAILADCIRQSGSGIALLLCGSLGAGKTTLVRGLVSALPGGFAAEVSSPSFNICNIYPTGPETVHYDLYRLQGAPVDDSLYDHVEDGSSVVIIEWAEYLPADAKPDNALVLTWLEQPQGRLVTIQASGTGAENVLACLTPQTAGFTA comes from the coding sequence ATGCAGCTTTCACTCAGGCTTCATGATGCAGAAGCCACGCTGAAACTGGGAGCGATACTTGCGGACTGCATACGGCAGTCCGGCAGTGGTATTGCGCTTCTTCTCTGCGGCAGTCTGGGTGCCGGTAAAACAACACTTGTCCGCGGACTGGTGTCGGCCCTGCCCGGCGGCTTTGCCGCTGAAGTGAGCAGCCCCAGCTTCAATATATGCAACATATACCCCACCGGACCGGAAACGGTGCACTACGACCTGTACAGGCTGCAGGGTGCTCCGGTGGATGACAGTCTTTACGATCATGTGGAAGACGGTTCTTCCGTCGTGATTATCGAGTGGGCCGAATACCTGCCTGCCGATGCAAAGCCTGACAACGCTCTGGTGCTCACATGGCTCGAACAGCCCCAAGGCAGACTGGTAACCATCCAGGCTTCCGGCACCGGAGCAGAAAATGTACTTGCCTGTCTGACCCCGCAGACGGCCGGGTTCACTGCATAA
- a CDS encoding aspartate kinase: MRILVQKFGGTSVANLECMQQVKQKVLHARENGYKVIAVLSAMSGETNRLLNMAGQWSQCPDEAEVDALISTGEQVSVSLFAMLLQNEGIKARSVLGFQIPLKTNTAYSRARILDIRKDTLVELLEAHDVLAVAGFQGINDDNRITTLGRGGSDTSAVALAAALGCECEIYTDVDGVYTTDPNMCSSARKLDRISYDEMLEMASMGAKVLQIRSVEFAKKYKVPVRVRSTFTNDSGTLLTQEDSQMEAVMVSGIAYDKDQARITLRGVPDTPGVAASLFCPLADAGIVVDMIVQNPSLDGVTDMTFTVPRKDLTRALELVEKTRAEVGAKEVLHDLNVCKVSAIGVGMRNHSGVASKTFATLRRENINILMISTSEIKITCLIEEKYTELAVRTLHDAFGLDKDQSQAG; the protein is encoded by the coding sequence ATGCGTATTCTGGTTCAGAAGTTCGGTGGAACTTCAGTCGCAAATCTGGAATGCATGCAGCAGGTCAAGCAGAAAGTGCTGCACGCCCGAGAAAACGGTTACAAAGTAATAGCCGTTCTTTCCGCCATGTCCGGAGAAACCAACCGGCTGCTCAACATGGCCGGCCAGTGGTCGCAATGCCCCGACGAGGCGGAAGTGGATGCGCTCATCTCCACGGGCGAGCAGGTCTCGGTATCGCTTTTTGCCATGCTGCTGCAGAACGAAGGCATCAAGGCCCGCTCGGTGCTTGGTTTTCAGATTCCGCTGAAAACCAATACGGCGTACAGCCGTGCCCGCATTCTTGATATCCGCAAAGACACCCTGGTCGAACTGCTTGAAGCGCACGATGTGCTGGCCGTTGCCGGCTTTCAGGGCATAAACGATGATAACCGCATAACCACGCTCGGTCGCGGCGGCTCCGATACTTCTGCCGTGGCGCTGGCGGCGGCTCTGGGCTGTGAATGCGAAATTTATACTGATGTGGACGGCGTATACACGACAGACCCCAATATGTGTTCCTCAGCCCGTAAACTGGACCGCATTTCCTATGACGAAATGCTTGAGATGGCCAGCATGGGAGCAAAGGTTCTGCAGATACGTTCTGTGGAATTTGCAAAAAAATACAAGGTGCCTGTCCGCGTTCGCTCAACTTTTACCAATGATTCAGGAACATTGCTTACTCAGGAGGACTCTCAGATGGAAGCCGTCATGGTATCCGGCATTGCATATGACAAGGATCAGGCACGAATTACCCTACGCGGTGTGCCGGACACGCCCGGCGTGGCCGCGTCGCTGTTCTGTCCCCTTGCCGATGCCGGCATAGTGGTGGACATGATAGTCCAGAACCCGAGTCTGGACGGCGTCACAGACATGACGTTCACCGTTCCCCGCAAAGACCTGACGAGAGCGCTTGAACTGGTGGAAAAAACCAGAGCAGAAGTGGGCGCCAAGGAAGTGCTGCACGACCTCAATGTTTGCAAAGTTTCGGCAATCGGCGTCGGCATGCGCAATCATTCGGGCGTTGCCAGCAAAACTTTTGCCACGCTGCGCAGAGAAAACATCAATATTCTGATGATCAGCACTTCTGAAATCAAAATAACCTGTCTGATAGAAGAAAAATACACAGAACTGGCCGTCCGCACACTGCATGATGCCTTCGGCCTCGACAAAGATCAGTCACAGGCGGGCTGA